The following are from one region of the Oreochromis aureus strain Israel breed Guangdong linkage group 1, ZZ_aureus, whole genome shotgun sequence genome:
- the foxf1 gene encoding forkhead box protein F1, translating to MTAEVQQPPAQTPAQSSPMSAPEKPHGQTVVMETASSTTKTKKTNAGIRRPEKPPYSYIALIVMAIQSSPTKRLTLSEIYQFLQSRFPFFRGSYQGWKNSVRHNLSLNECFIKLPKGLGRPGKGHYWTIDPASEFMFEEGSFRRRPRGFRRKCQALKPMYSMMNGLGFNHIPESYNFQGSGGGLSCPPNSLSLDSGIGMMNGHLAGNMEGMGLSGHSMSHLSTNSGHSYMGSCTGSTGSDYPHHDNSASPLLTSGGVMEPHPVYSSSASAWAPAPSASLNNGASYIKQQPLSPCNPGANPLQPSLPTHSLDQPYLHQNGHSTTDLQGIPRYHSQSPSMCDRKEFVFSFNAMTSSAMHSPSSGSYYHQQVSYQDIKPCVM from the exons ATGACGGCAGAGGTTCAGCAGCCCCCAGCACAGACTCCTGCCCAGAGCAGCCCGATGTCTGCTCCGGAGAAGCCACACGGACAAACGGTGGTGATGGAAACTGCCTCCTCCACTACGAAAACCAAAAAGACAAACGCAGGGATCCGACGACCAGAGAAACCACCTTATTCCTACATAGCTTTAATAGTTATGGCTATTCAGAGCTCTCCAACAAAACGCCTGACCCTCAGTGAAATATATCAATTTCTACAGAGCCGCTTCCCGTTTTTCCGGGGCTCGTACCAGGGATGGAAGAACTCCGTGCGTCACAACTTGTCCCTGAACGAGTGCTTCATTAAGTTGCCCAAAGGCCTCGGTCGACCGGGAAAAGGACACTACTGGACTATTGACCCGGCTAGTGAGTTTATGTTCGAGGAAGGCTCCTTCAGAAGGAGACCCAGGGGTTTTAGGCGCAAGTGCCAGGCGCTGAAGCCCATGTACAGCATGATGAACGGCCTGGGATTCAACCACATCCCCGAGTCTTACAACTTCCAAGGGAGCGGCGGGGGCCTATCCTGTCCGCCCAACAGTTTGTCTCTGGACAGTGGGATTGGGATGATGAATGGACACTTGGCAGGTAATATGGAAGGGATGGGTCTGTCCGGACACTCCATGTCACACTTGTCGACCAACAGTGGACATTCCTACATGGGAAGTTGTACAGGATCCACTGGGAGTGATTATCCCCACCACGACAATTCCGCCTCCCCTCTGCTCACCAGCGGAGGAGTCATGGAGCCTCATCCCGTATACTCGAGTTCAGCCTCTGCGTGGGCTCCAGCCCCTTCGGCCTCATTGAATAACGGGGCTTCCTACATCAAGCAGCAGCCTCTGTCCCCCTGTAATCCAGGAGCGAACCCACTGCAGCCAAGTTTGCCCACACATTCACTAGACCAACCATACCTGCACCAGAATGGCCACAGCACCACAGATTTACAAG GTATTCCTCGGTACCATTCCCAGTCTCCCAGCATGTGTGACCGAAAGGAGTTCGTCTTCTCGTTCAACGCCATGACTTCCTCAGCCATGCACTCACCGAGCAGCGGCTCCTACTATCACCAACAGGTCTCCTACCAGGACATCAAGCCCTGCGTGATGTGA